The genome window TCTCAAATACTTCTTCTACTTTGATTTCCTGTCCAAGCTGGACTTCTTCCCCTTCTTTGAGAGGAAATTCTGCAAGTGTTTTTAATGGTTTAACACCTGCTTTCTCAAAAATTGCTTTAAGTGGTTTTGGAGTTCTTTTTTCTTTTCTTGCACCAGCCCCTAAAACCACTGCTGAGTATCCATCTTTTTCAGGTGTTCTTATGTTTACTACATAGTTAGGCTCAACCTGTATAACAGTTACAGGTATAGCTTTATCTCCTACAAAAACTCTGGTCATTCCTATTTTTTTACCGATTATGCCTTTTGGCATTGTTCTCACTCCTTCTTATTAGCTTAATTTTATTTCTACATCAACACCTGCTGGCAGGCTGATGTCCATTAATGCTTCTATTGTCTGTGGAGTAGCATTTTCAATGTCTATTAATCTTTTATGAATTCTCATCTCAAAATGTTCTCTTGACTGCTCAAATTTGTGTGGTGACCTATGTACACACCATATCTTTCTTTGTGTAGGAAGAGGGATGGGGCCTTTTATAACCCCACCGCTTCTTTTCACTGTATCTATAATTTGCTTAACAGACTGGTCAAGTGCTTTATGGTCAAAAGCTTTAAGTTTTATTCTTATCTTCTCTTGCATCTTTCACTACCCTCTTACTCAATTATTTTAGTAACAACACCAGCACCAACAGTTCTACCACCTTCCCTGATAGCAAATCTCATCTGCTCCTCTATAGCTACTGGCTCCATTAATTCTACTGTTAACTCTACGTTATCCCCTGGCATTACCATCTCTTGTCCTTCTGGCAACTCTACTACTGTCCCTGTTACGTCAGCTGTCCTGATGTAAAACTGTGGTCTGTATCCAAGGAAGAATGGTGTGTGTCTTCCTCCTTCCTCTTTGGAAAGAATGTATACCTGTGCTTTGAATTTCTTGTGTGGTGTGATTG of Persephonella sp. IF05-L8 contains these proteins:
- the rpsJ gene encoding 30S ribosomal protein S10, which codes for MQEKIRIKLKAFDHKALDQSVKQIIDTVKRSGGVIKGPIPLPTQRKIWCVHRSPHKFEQSREHFEMRIHKRLIDIENATPQTIEALMDISLPAGVDVEIKLS